A window of Pseudomonas alcaliphila JAB1 genomic DNA:
GTGGCGATGCCAACAAACCCTTCCTGGTCAAACCCGACTCCCTGCTGGTCAACCTCAAGGCGCAGCGTTTCATCACCCGCGCCGAAGGCGGCAAGGTGCATATCGCCATGGACCCGCCAATCGCTACAGTCCGTATCGACAATCAGGTTCGCGTGCTCAAGGCTGCAACCTGCCCGGCCTGGCCCGATATCCGCTACAACGCGTTGGAGCAGTACGACGGCACGACCCTGATCGTCAGCGGCCAACTGGCTGAAGGCTGCAGTGCGCAGACCTACCTGTCGCTGCTAGACCATCCCAGCTACGCCGCCGGCGCGGTACGCGGTATCTGGCAGGAGTTGGGCGGCAAGATTCTTGGCAAGGACCGTCTGGGCCCTGTTCCGGAGAAAGCCCGCATGCTGGTGCGCGCCTTCTCCCCGGACGTGGTGGAGATCGTTCGCGACATCAACAAATACAGCAACAACACCATGGCTCGGCAGCTGTTTCTCAGCATCGGCGCACAGTTCCGTACCGAAGCCGACAAGGACGACTCCATGGCCGCGCAGCGCGTCATCCGCAGTTGGCTGGCACGTAAGGGCATCACGGCGCCGCATCTGGTGATGGAGAATGGCTCCGGCCTGTCGCGCGCCGAACGCATCAGCGCACGGGAAATGGCGCTGATCCTCCAGGCGGCCTGGCGCAGCCCTTACGCTGCCGAGTTCCGCAGCTCGATGCCACTGGTGGCAATGGACGGCACCATGCGCCGGCGCCTGCAGCGCACACCACTGGTGGGTGAGGCACACATCAAGACCGGCACCCTGAACAACGTGCGCGCCATTGCCGGCTACAGCCGCGACAGCAACGGCCAGGACTGGGCCGTGGTGGCCATCCTCAACGACCCGAAACCCTGGGGCGCCACCTCGATCCTCGATCAGGTGCTGCTCGACACCTACAGCCAACCCAAGCGCTGACGATCACGTAGCCCGGATGCAGTCCGGGGGCTTTTATGAACCAGCCCCCGGATTGTGTCCGAGCGACGCAATCAGCGTGCAGTGAAACGCCAGGCGCGGTGGATCTTCGGGTTGCGGGCGAAGTCCGGGTCCAGCGTCTGCGCGCTGATCTCTTCGACCTGATAGCGCGCCACCAGGCTTTCATCCAACTGGAACTTGCGGAAGTTGTTGGAGAAATACAGCACACCGCCACGGGCCAGGCGCGCCATGGCCAAGTCGAGCAGTTCGACGTGGTCACGCTGCACATCGAACACGCCTTCCATGCGCTTGGAATTGGAGAAGGTCGGCGGATCGATGAAGATCAGCTCGTACTCACCGCGATCCTCTGCCAGCCAGCTCATCACATCGCCCTGCTCCAGACGGTGCTTGTCGGAAAAACCGTTGAGCGCGAGATTACGCCGCGCCCAATCCAGGTAAGTTTTCGACAGATCCACGCTGGTGGTGCTGCGCGCACCACCCTTGGCCGCATGCACGGTGGCCGTCGCGGTGTAACAGAACAGGTTGAGGAAGCGCTTGCCAGCGGCCTCGCGCTGCAGACGCAGGCGCAACGGACGGTGATCGAGGAACAGCCCGGTATCCAGATAGTCGGTGAGGTTGACCAGCAGTTTGACCCCGCCTTCATTCACCTCCATGAACTCGCCCTGTGCGGCCTGACGCTGATACTGCTTGGTACCCGCCTGACGCTCACGACGCTTGATCACCACGCGGCTCTGCGCCACGCCCAGCGCCTGCGGGATCGCGGCCAAGGCATCGAGCAGGCGCGCCTGGGCCTTGTCCGGGTCGATTGAGCGCGGCGCGGCATATTCCTGGACATGCACGTAGTCGCGGTACAGATCGACCGCCACGGCATACTCGGGCATGTCGGCGTCGTACAACCGGTAGCACTCGACGCCTTCGCGGCGTGCCCACTTGCCCAGCTGCTTGAGGTTCTTCTGCAGGCGGTTGGCGAACATCTGCCCGCCTTCGGACAAACGCGCCTGCTGTGGTGCTTCGCTCACCGGCTGTTGATCGTCCTCGCGCGCACGCCGCTCACCGGTAACGAACTGCTCGGTCTGCACCTTGATCAACAACAACTTGCAGGGCAGTGCGCCGTTCCAGAACGCATACTGCTTGTGACTGCGCAGGCCCATGCGCTTGCCCAATTCGGGCGCGCCGGTGAATACCGCTGCCTCCCAGCCCAGGCAGGCCTGACGCAGACGCTCACCGAGGTTCTGGTAGAGGTACAACAGGCTGGCTTCGTCGCCCAGGCGTTCGCCGTATGGCGGGTTGCTGATCACCAGGCCCTTCTGATTCTGGTCCGGGCGCGGCTCGAAACTGCCCAGCTCGCCCTGATAGATCTTCACCCAGTCGGACAGGCCGGCACGCTCGACGTTATTGCGCCCAGGCTGGATCAGGCGCGGGTCGGCTTCGTAACCACGAATCCACAGCGGCGGCTTGGCCAGCCCCACCGCGGCGCGCTGCTCGGCCTCGGCATGCAGCTTCTTCCAGATTGCCGGCACATGGCCCAGCCAATTGGAGAAGCCCCAACGCTCACGCTTGAGATTGGGGGCGATATCGGCAGCCATCAGCGCTGCCTCCACCAGGAAGGTACCTACACCGCACATCGGGTCGGCCAGCGCGCCGCCCTCGGCGGCAATGCGCGGCCAACCGGCACGGATCAGCACTGCCGCCGCCAGGTTCTCTTTCAGCGGCGCCGCTCCCTGCTGCAGGCGGTAACCACGCTGGTGCAGGCTGTGGCCGGAGAGGTCCAGGGACAGCACCGCCTCACCGCGATCCAGGCGCAGATGCACGCGCAGGTCCGGGTTGAGCTTGTCGATGCTGGGACGCTCGCCGCCGGCCGTACGCAACCGGTCGACGATCGCATCCTTGACCTTGAGTGCGCCGAAGTGGGTGTTGTCGATCCCTGAGCCATTGCCACTGAACTCCACCGCCAGGCTGCCGGACGGCTCCAGATGGTCGCGCCAGTCCACTGCCTGCACGCCGTCATAAAGCTCGTCGGCGTTATTCATGGCAAAGCGCGACAGCACCAGCAGCACGCGGTTGGCCAGGCGCGACCACAGACACAGTCGATAGGCCACCTCGATTTCGGCATGGCCGCGGACCGCGGCCGTTTGCTCGCGCGCTTCCTCCAGCCCCAGCGCCTTAGCCTCTTCCAGCAACAGACCCTCGAGTCCCTTGGGGCAGGTCAGCACGATTTCGTAACGATCAGACATGGATGTTCCACTGCCTATGGCAATCAGGGAGGTGCAGCGGCGCACCTCGACTCAAAATAAGTGACAAAAGGTCACAACGCGACCCTTCGTCGGAATAAGCAAGCACTCTCATTTGCACTAGCAAAATGACGGTATCGGCTCGCATAGCCAGATACGACGGCGTCTGGCTGAAAGGTGCTGGACGTATCTCCAGCGCCCTTATGGCCTCACCTGCATTTAGGTTACGCCCTTATGACAAATCGATCATTCACATGCCCCAGTGCATTCGTTAGAACACTACCTAAGGCTTTCGCCGCAACGGCGCAGGCACAGAAAGTTCGCCACGCCGGCAGCGGACTTTCGCAGGCAGAAGATTTCTGCCCGGCCTTGCCACAAGGCCAACGGGACATAACAGTCAACAGTGAGGGCAACACCCTATGAGAAGACTTAAGCGTGATCCGTTAGAAAGAGCTTTTTTGCGCGGCTATCAGTACGGCATCAATGGTAAATCCCGCGAACTTTGCCCCTTTACCCTACCTTCGGTTCGTCAGGCCTGGCTCAATGGCTGGCGTGAGGGCCGTGGCGATAACTGGGATGGGCTGACCGGCACGGCCGGTATTCATCGACTAAACGAACTTCACGCTGTCGGCTGATCAGGATCACACCCGACTTCACCATGCCGACCCCCTCCGGGCGGCGGGCGCAAGCCCAGGGGCTCCTTCGGGAGCCCTATTTATTTATGCAGCTTATTTACGCAGCGCGGCGATCGCATCCACCGCCTCGCGAATCAGCGCCGGCCCCTTGTAGATGAACCCCGAATAGATCTGGACCAGACTCGCACCCGCGGCGATCTTCTCGGCCGCATGCTTGCCCTCGGTAATACCGCCCACCGCAATGATCGGCAGACGACCCGACAGCTCACCCGACAGCACCTTGACGATATGCGTACTCTTGTCGCGTACCGGCGCGCCCGACAAGCCGCCGGCCTCATCCCCATGGGCCAGACCTTCGACACCTTCACGGCTGAGCGTGGTATTGGTGGCGATCACCGCATCCATATCGGCGCCCAGCAGCGCTGATGCCACCAGCGCGGTTTCTTCATCACTCATGTCCGGGGCGATCTTGATCGCCAGTGGCACGCGCTTACCGTGCTCCTGAGCCAGATCCTCCTGACGACGACGCAGCGCCTCGAGCAACTCCTTCAGCGAATCGCCGAACTGCAGACTGCGCAGCCCCGGCGTATTGGGTGAGCTGACGTTGACCGTGACGTAGCTGGCGTGGGCATAGACCTTGTCCAGGCATGCCAGGTAATCATCCACCGCCCGCTCGACTGGCGTATCGAAGTTCTTGCCGATATTGATACCCAGCACACCCTTGAACTTAGCTGCCTTGACCCGCTCAAGCAGGTGATCGACACCATGGTTGTTGAAACCCATGCGGTTGATCACCGCCTCGGCCTCCGGCAGACGAAACAGGCGCGGTTTGGGGTTGCCCGGCTGCGGACGCGGGGTAACGGTGCCGATCTCGACGAAACCGAAGCCGAGCTGGGCGAAGCCATCGATGGCATCGCCGTTCTTGTCCAGCCCTGCCGCCAGACCGACCGGATTGGCGAACTGCAAACCCATCACGTTTACTGGCAGACTGGTCGGCGCCTTGGTCAGCAAGCCATTGAGCCCCAGCCGGCCACCTGCACCGATCAGATCGATGGACAGCTCATGGGAGGTTTCCGGGGACAGTTTGAACAGCAGCTCGCGGGCCAGGGAGTACATGATCAGGCTCAGCTCGACAGGTAGAGGGTTGGCAGCCGGCGATTATAGCCGCGCAGGCGTCGTCGGCGCGAGGCAAGCGCGCCAGATCAGTCCAAAGGGCGTAAACTCAACAGCTCGCCGGAGCTACTGAATTCCAGCACGAAGGAACCAAAGATACCGGCGTGAGTCAGATACGGCCGCAGATGGTGGGCCGGCAAACTGACGCGGCGCCCATCCCGGCTTTGCGCCATAATCCGGTTGGCCTGGCCACGATAGATGGCCTGCAATCGTTCGGCCGATAACGCAATATCCAGCACCAAGCTGGGCATGGAGGCACCCTCGCAAATGAATGCGGCTATTTTGCCACAGACCCGCAACGCGACAGGCACTCCCGCGCCGCGCTACGCTATATGGGCAATAGCCATCCGCGTCTGCCACACTGCAGCAGACGCTTCAGGAGCGATCTGCCGGCCATGAGCCTGTCCGAATCCTCAACTCTCAGTAGCCGCCTGGCAGC
This region includes:
- the rmf gene encoding ribosome modulation factor: MRRLKRDPLERAFLRGYQYGINGKSRELCPFTLPSVRQAWLNGWREGRGDNWDGLTGTAGIHRLNELHAVG
- a CDS encoding quinone-dependent dihydroorotate dehydrogenase, with product MYSLARELLFKLSPETSHELSIDLIGAGGRLGLNGLLTKAPTSLPVNVMGLQFANPVGLAAGLDKNGDAIDGFAQLGFGFVEIGTVTPRPQPGNPKPRLFRLPEAEAVINRMGFNNHGVDHLLERVKAAKFKGVLGINIGKNFDTPVERAVDDYLACLDKVYAHASYVTVNVSSPNTPGLRSLQFGDSLKELLEALRRRQEDLAQEHGKRVPLAIKIAPDMSDEETALVASALLGADMDAVIATNTTLSREGVEGLAHGDEAGGLSGAPVRDKSTHIVKVLSGELSGRLPIIAVGGITEGKHAAEKIAAGASLVQIYSGFIYKGPALIREAVDAIAALRK
- a CDS encoding DUF2835 domain-containing protein, with product MPSLVLDIALSAERLQAIYRGQANRIMAQSRDGRRVSLPAHHLRPYLTHAGIFGSFVLEFSSSGELLSLRPLD
- the rlmKL gene encoding bifunctional 23S rRNA (guanine(2069)-N(7))-methyltransferase RlmK/23S rRNA (guanine(2445)-N(2))-methyltransferase RlmL translates to MSDRYEIVLTCPKGLEGLLLEEAKALGLEEAREQTAAVRGHAEIEVAYRLCLWSRLANRVLLVLSRFAMNNADELYDGVQAVDWRDHLEPSGSLAVEFSGNGSGIDNTHFGALKVKDAIVDRLRTAGGERPSIDKLNPDLRVHLRLDRGEAVLSLDLSGHSLHQRGYRLQQGAAPLKENLAAAVLIRAGWPRIAAEGGALADPMCGVGTFLVEAALMAADIAPNLKRERWGFSNWLGHVPAIWKKLHAEAEQRAAVGLAKPPLWIRGYEADPRLIQPGRNNVERAGLSDWVKIYQGELGSFEPRPDQNQKGLVISNPPYGERLGDEASLLYLYQNLGERLRQACLGWEAAVFTGAPELGKRMGLRSHKQYAFWNGALPCKLLLIKVQTEQFVTGERRAREDDQQPVSEAPQQARLSEGGQMFANRLQKNLKQLGKWARREGVECYRLYDADMPEYAVAVDLYRDYVHVQEYAAPRSIDPDKAQARLLDALAAIPQALGVAQSRVVIKRRERQAGTKQYQRQAAQGEFMEVNEGGVKLLVNLTDYLDTGLFLDHRPLRLRLQREAAGKRFLNLFCYTATATVHAAKGGARSTTSVDLSKTYLDWARRNLALNGFSDKHRLEQGDVMSWLAEDRGEYELIFIDPPTFSNSKRMEGVFDVQRDHVELLDLAMARLARGGVLYFSNNFRKFQLDESLVARYQVEEISAQTLDPDFARNPKIHRAWRFTAR
- the dacB gene encoding D-alanyl-D-alanine carboxypeptidase/D-alanyl-D-alanine-endopeptidase, giving the protein MIQRFRQLALSALLLPLALSCHAASAALPAKVEQALKANKISNNSLSVMTVPLGGQAGGLQFNADISVNPASTMKLVTTYAALELLGPNHQWKTEFYADGPLKDGVLHGNLYLKGGGDPKLNMEKLWLLLRDLRINGVRQVQGDLVLDRSFFVVPQLPAFNDDGGDANKPFLVKPDSLLVNLKAQRFITRAEGGKVHIAMDPPIATVRIDNQVRVLKAATCPAWPDIRYNALEQYDGTTLIVSGQLAEGCSAQTYLSLLDHPSYAAGAVRGIWQELGGKILGKDRLGPVPEKARMLVRAFSPDVVEIVRDINKYSNNTMARQLFLSIGAQFRTEADKDDSMAAQRVIRSWLARKGITAPHLVMENGSGLSRAERISAREMALILQAAWRSPYAAEFRSSMPLVAMDGTMRRRLQRTPLVGEAHIKTGTLNNVRAIAGYSRDSNGQDWAVVAILNDPKPWGATSILDQVLLDTYSQPKR